From the Gramella sp. Hel_I_59 genome, one window contains:
- a CDS encoding low molecular weight protein-tyrosine-phosphatase: MKTRVLMVCLGNICRSPLAEGILKSKVDPEKVFVDSAGTGDWHVDSEPDKRSIAIASKNGLDISQQRGRQFSKKDFQDFDHIFVMDNSNFKDVIAMAETDEERQKVHLILEEIFPSENVDVPDPYHGGDQGFENVYMMLDEATDELKSKLESGEL; the protein is encoded by the coding sequence ATGAAAACCAGGGTATTGATGGTGTGTCTCGGGAATATCTGCAGATCGCCGCTGGCCGAGGGTATTCTTAAATCTAAAGTTGATCCTGAAAAGGTTTTTGTGGATTCCGCAGGAACCGGAGACTGGCATGTTGATTCTGAACCAGATAAAAGATCGATCGCCATTGCTAGTAAGAATGGTCTAGATATTTCTCAGCAAAGAGGAAGACAATTCAGTAAAAAAGATTTCCAGGACTTCGATCATATTTTCGTAATGGATAATTCCAATTTTAAGGACGTGATCGCCATGGCAGAAACTGATGAGGAACGCCAGAAAGTACATTTGATACTTGAGGAAATATTCCCTTCAGAAAATGTGGACGTTCCAGATCCATATCATGGAGGTGATCAGGGTTTTGAAAATGTATATATGATGCTGGATGAAGCAACAGATGAACTAAAAAGCAAACTTGAATCCGGCGAATTATGA
- a CDS encoding SAM-dependent methyltransferase: MSSYASNSGKLYLIPVGLGASDANKVFPGINAEIISNIDDFIVENEKTARRFIKEILPEKSQASLKLSALNKFTEATEIPTFLDAAKAGKDMGLMSEAGCPGVADPGAEIVRLAHDANIQVVPMVGPSSILLAMMASGMNGQSFTFNGYLPIDKKEKKNELKNLERISAEKNQAQIFIETPYRNNKFLEDLIQTLHPTTRICVACDLTLSTEFIKTATATDWKNIKADLHKRPAIFIIQKDL, from the coding sequence ATGAGTTCTTATGCTTCAAATTCAGGTAAACTGTACCTGATACCAGTTGGTCTGGGCGCTTCAGACGCAAATAAAGTTTTCCCGGGTATCAATGCTGAAATCATTTCGAACATTGATGATTTCATTGTTGAGAATGAAAAGACTGCCAGAAGATTTATCAAAGAGATCCTTCCTGAAAAATCACAAGCCTCACTTAAACTTTCAGCTTTAAATAAATTTACAGAAGCCACAGAAATTCCAACATTTCTTGATGCTGCGAAAGCTGGAAAAGACATGGGACTCATGAGTGAAGCGGGATGTCCTGGCGTGGCAGATCCAGGCGCCGAGATCGTAAGACTGGCCCATGACGCCAACATTCAAGTTGTTCCCATGGTAGGTCCCAGTTCTATTCTACTTGCAATGATGGCTAGCGGAATGAATGGTCAAAGCTTTACCTTTAATGGCTATCTTCCTATCGATAAAAAAGAAAAGAAGAACGAACTCAAAAACCTGGAAAGAATTTCAGCTGAAAAAAATCAGGCTCAGATATTTATAGAAACGCCGTACAGGAATAATAAGTTTCTGGAAGATCTAATTCAAACACTACATCCAACTACCAGGATCTGCGTTGCGTGCGATCTTACTCTCAGTACTGAATTCATTAAAACGGCAACGGCTACGGATTGGAAAAACATAAAAGCCGACCTCCATAAGAGACCGGCTATATTTATTATCCAGAAGGATCTGTAA